One Larus michahellis chromosome 11, bLarMic1.1, whole genome shotgun sequence genomic region harbors:
- the REEP2 gene encoding receptor expression-enhancing protein 2 isoform X1, whose translation MVSWIISRLVVLIFGTLYPAYSSYKAVKTKNVKEYVKWMMYWIVFAFFTTAETLTDIVLSWFPFYFELKIAFVIWLLSPYTKGSSVLYRKFVHPTLSNKEKEIDEYITQARDKSYETMMRVGKRGLNLAANAAVTAAAKGQGVLSEKLRSFSMQDLTLIRDEDTVHMRSHEPQLHPSGGSLLETIEDSASCYSSGEESSVAQRSNGTPSEARTDPSDEDAGDKLPKRTQSLKAPKKMMKTELPVRSVKARPKKKAAGSVTSGESS comes from the exons atgGTCTCCTGGATCATCTCCCGCCTGGTGGT GCTGATCTTCGGCACCCTCTACCCCGCGTACTCCTCCTACAAGGCCGTAAAGACGAAAAACGTGAAGGAATAT GTGAAGTGGATGATGTACTGGATTGTGTTTGCCTTTTTCACCACTGCAGAAACACTCACAGACATTGTTCTTTCTTG GTTTCCCTTTTATTTCGAGCTGAAAATCGCATTTGTGATttggctgctctccccttacacCAAGGGCTCCAGTGTCCTCTACAGGAAGTTTGTGCACCCAACGCTCTCCAATAAGGAGAAG GAAATTGATGAATACATTACTCAGGCTCGTGACAAGAGCTATGAAACCATGATGCGAGTTGGCAAGAGAGGGTTAAACCTTGCTGCCAATGCAGCAGTTACTGCAGCTGCAAAG GGCCAGGGCGTTTTGTCTGAGAAGCTGCGAAGTTTCAGCATGCAGGATCTCACTCTGATCCGGGATGAAGATACTGTGCATATGCGAAGCCATGAGCCACAACTGCACCCATCTGGTGGGAGTCTTCTTGAAACCATTGAAGATTCAG CTTCGTGTTACTCCTCAGGCGAGGAGAGCAGTGTGGCACAGAGGTCTAATGGAACCCCATCGGAAGCTAGAACAGACCCATCAGATGAAGATGCAGGAGACAAACTTCCTAAACGTACCCAGAGTCTCAAAGCTCCtaaaaagatgatgaaaactgAG
- the REEP2 gene encoding receptor expression-enhancing protein 2 isoform X2, with protein sequence MVSWIISRLVVLIFGTLYPAYSSYKAVKTKNVKEYVKWMMYWIVFAFFTTAETLTDIVLSWFPFYFELKIAFVIWLLSPYTKGSSVLYRKFVHPTLSNKEKEIDEYITQARDKSYETMMRVGKRGLNLAANAAVTAAAKGQGVLSEKLRSFSMQDLTLIRDEDTVHMRSHEPQLHPSASCYSSGEESSVAQRSNGTPSEARTDPSDEDAGDKLPKRTQSLKAPKKMMKTELPVRSVKARPKKKAAGSVTSGESS encoded by the exons atgGTCTCCTGGATCATCTCCCGCCTGGTGGT GCTGATCTTCGGCACCCTCTACCCCGCGTACTCCTCCTACAAGGCCGTAAAGACGAAAAACGTGAAGGAATAT GTGAAGTGGATGATGTACTGGATTGTGTTTGCCTTTTTCACCACTGCAGAAACACTCACAGACATTGTTCTTTCTTG GTTTCCCTTTTATTTCGAGCTGAAAATCGCATTTGTGATttggctgctctccccttacacCAAGGGCTCCAGTGTCCTCTACAGGAAGTTTGTGCACCCAACGCTCTCCAATAAGGAGAAG GAAATTGATGAATACATTACTCAGGCTCGTGACAAGAGCTATGAAACCATGATGCGAGTTGGCAAGAGAGGGTTAAACCTTGCTGCCAATGCAGCAGTTACTGCAGCTGCAAAG GGCCAGGGCGTTTTGTCTGAGAAGCTGCGAAGTTTCAGCATGCAGGATCTCACTCTGATCCGGGATGAAGATACTGTGCATATGCGAAGCCATGAGCCACAACTGCACCCATCTG CTTCGTGTTACTCCTCAGGCGAGGAGAGCAGTGTGGCACAGAGGTCTAATGGAACCCCATCGGAAGCTAGAACAGACCCATCAGATGAAGATGCAGGAGACAAACTTCCTAAACGTACCCAGAGTCTCAAAGCTCCtaaaaagatgatgaaaactgAG